The following proteins are encoded in a genomic region of Caldalkalibacillus thermarum:
- a CDS encoding Glu/Leu/Phe/Val family dehydrogenase — MGDKAEESKNAQESMNLLQSTQMVIKEALDKLGYPEQVYELLKEPIRMLTVRIPVRMDDGSVKVFTGYRAQHNDAVGPTKGGIRFHPDVTEDEVKALSIWMSLKAGIVDLPYGGGKGGIVCDPRKMSFRELERLSRGYVRAISQIVGPTKDIPAPDVFTNSQIMAWMMDEYSRIKEFDSPGFITGKPLVLGGSHGRESATAKGVTICIREAAKKKGIRLEDSRVVIQGFGNAGGYLAKFMHDAGAKVIGISDAHGALYNPEGLDIDYLLDRRDSFGTVTNLFKDTITNQELLELDCDILVPAAIENQITAKNAHNIKAKIVVEAANGPTTLEATKILTERGILIVPDVLASAGGVTVSYFEWVQNNQGYYWSEEEVEKRLEEKMVKAFENVYQTARTRKVDMRLAAYMVGVRKMAEASRFRGWV; from the coding sequence ATGGGAGATAAAGCTGAAGAATCCAAAAACGCACAGGAAAGTATGAATCTGTTACAATCAACACAAATGGTCATTAAGGAAGCCTTGGATAAGCTGGGTTATCCCGAGCAAGTATATGAGCTGCTCAAAGAGCCCATCCGCATGCTCACCGTCCGCATTCCGGTGAGGATGGATGACGGCTCTGTGAAAGTGTTTACCGGATACCGGGCTCAGCACAACGATGCTGTAGGACCGACCAAAGGGGGCATCCGCTTCCATCCTGATGTTACTGAGGATGAGGTGAAAGCGCTTTCTATCTGGATGAGTTTGAAAGCAGGCATTGTTGATTTGCCCTATGGAGGCGGAAAGGGCGGAATTGTTTGTGATCCCCGTAAAATGTCTTTCCGTGAACTGGAACGCTTAAGCAGAGGCTATGTGCGGGCCATCAGCCAAATCGTAGGCCCGACAAAAGATATCCCGGCTCCAGATGTATTTACGAATTCCCAAATTATGGCTTGGATGATGGATGAATACTCCCGGATCAAGGAATTTGACTCTCCAGGCTTTATCACTGGGAAGCCCCTTGTACTTGGCGGCTCTCACGGCAGAGAGTCAGCTACTGCTAAAGGGGTCACCATCTGTATTCGGGAGGCTGCTAAGAAAAAAGGCATCCGCCTTGAAGATTCCAGAGTAGTGATTCAAGGTTTTGGCAATGCTGGGGGATATCTAGCTAAGTTTATGCATGACGCCGGGGCCAAAGTGATCGGCATTTCAGATGCCCATGGTGCTTTATATAATCCCGAAGGCCTGGATATTGATTATTTATTGGATCGCAGGGACTCGTTTGGCACGGTGACTAACTTATTTAAAGATACGATTACAAACCAAGAGCTGCTTGAACTGGACTGCGACATTCTCGTTCCAGCAGCCATTGAGAACCAAATCACGGCTAAAAATGCCCACAACATCAAAGCCAAAATTGTGGTGGAGGCAGCTAACGGCCCGACCACCCTGGAAGCCACCAAGATTTTAACTGAAAGGGGCATTTTGATTGTGCCGGATGTATTGGCCAGTGCCGGAGGCGTAACGGTCTCCTATTTCGAATGGGTGCAAAACAATCAGGGCTATTATTGGTCTGAAGAAGAAGTGGAGAAGCGTTTGGAAGAGAAGATGGTCAAAGCATTTGAGAATGTGTATCAGACGGCTAGGACTCGCAAGGTTGACATGCGTCTGGCTGCCTATATGGTCGGAGTACGCAAGATGGCTGAAGCATCCCGCTTCAGAGGCTGGGTGTAG
- a CDS encoding genetic competence negative regulator, with protein sequence MKLERLNQDKIRIFLTFDDLMERGINKEDIWQDIPKIHELFHDMMNQAYQELDFEVNGPVAVEVYSLPAQGMVVIVTRGRGAVDAVRDEEHEDMQDYYELEVTLDESDDILFVFNELDDCIQVAHKLAPFLEGDGTLYKYNDRYYLLFEDLVVEDEVYELFIALLSEFGEPSTQSKYVLNEYGTVIIKERAVETICRYFKP encoded by the coding sequence ATGAAATTAGAGCGCCTCAACCAGGATAAGATACGCATATTCCTCACTTTTGATGATCTCATGGAGCGAGGAATTAACAAGGAAGATATTTGGCAAGATATCCCCAAGATTCATGAGCTGTTTCATGATATGATGAATCAGGCATACCAGGAACTGGACTTTGAAGTGAACGGACCCGTAGCTGTTGAGGTTTATTCCTTACCTGCACAGGGAATGGTGGTTATTGTCACCCGCGGACGCGGTGCGGTGGATGCGGTTCGAGACGAAGAACATGAAGATATGCAAGATTATTATGAACTCGAAGTCACGTTAGATGAAAGTGACGATATTTTGTTTGTCTTCAACGAATTGGATGATTGCATACAAGTGGCTCATAAATTGGCGCCATTCCTTGAAGGAGATGGAACGCTGTACAAATATAATGACCGTTATTATTTACTGTTTGAAGATTTGGTCGTTGAGGATGAAGTTTATGAACTGTTCATTGCCTTGTTATCTGAATTTGGTGAGCCATCCACTCAAAGTAAATACGTTTTAAACGAATATGGTACGGTCATCATAAAAGAGCGGGCCGTTGAAACGATATGCCGTTATTTTAAACCCTGA